In the genome of Dehalococcoidales bacterium, one region contains:
- a CDS encoding ABC transporter substrate-binding protein, translated as MENKESTQVSRRNFIAGAGAASLFLFMSGLPLLSTACNAKTGTIKMGLTTPSTGVAAEKGKVLEHGNKDAIMYVNEELGGAGGYEIELKWMDNNYTAATMVSNVNKLMDDGCVMFGCSSSAMMTAAMTTANQNGFPGIAAYGSPIIYRPPQHIYGQMPDYGDDWAVFVQYYLEKLWKGTGKPKIAMHILNNSTGYGAHDAARALAEELGVEVIITREHSASTTSETTSLTEIKSLKPDILYISSTPQPSSIIIKNAMELGMTSDGMVIACGHAAMTKALVDLAGADKCEGVYGLFPTVSWNDNVPGMAKMVEYCQANHPADYLNMEYITSWCQSLIMAKIISLAVEAVGYDTLAEGGQKAWQAIEEHGIKALNNYTVEGLQGPVSYVKGDNRLSKSLRVFQVQGGEIKAISDWIEAPVVEYEKFDWFGK; from the coding sequence ATGGAAAACAAGGAATCAACACAGGTTTCAAGAAGAAATTTTATAGCCGGAGCGGGGGCAGCATCTCTATTCTTGTTTATGAGCGGACTTCCTTTACTTTCGACCGCTTGTAATGCCAAAACAGGCACTATAAAAATGGGGCTGACAACCCCCAGTACCGGGGTTGCGGCGGAAAAAGGCAAGGTGCTGGAGCATGGCAATAAAGATGCCATTATGTACGTAAATGAAGAGCTTGGCGGTGCTGGCGGTTATGAGATTGAACTGAAATGGATGGATAACAACTACACCGCCGCCACAATGGTTAGTAACGTCAATAAACTTATGGACGACGGCTGTGTAATGTTCGGCTGTTCGTCTTCGGCAATGATGACGGCGGCAATGACGACCGCTAACCAAAACGGATTCCCGGGGATTGCCGCTTACGGTTCACCGATAATATACAGACCGCCGCAGCATATTTACGGTCAGATGCCGGATTACGGTGATGATTGGGCAGTCTTTGTTCAGTATTATCTTGAAAAGCTGTGGAAAGGCACCGGCAAGCCTAAAATAGCGATGCATATCCTTAATAACTCCACCGGTTACGGCGCTCACGATGCAGCCAGAGCCTTGGCCGAGGAATTAGGGGTAGAGGTTATTATTACCAGAGAGCATTCCGCCAGTACCACTTCCGAAACAACCAGTTTAACGGAAATAAAATCGCTTAAACCCGATATTCTCTATATTTCCAGTACCCCTCAACCGAGTTCAATTATAATTAAGAACGCTATGGAGTTGGGGATGACTTCCGACGGAATGGTAATCGCCTGCGGGCATGCGGCAATGACTAAAGCCCTGGTTGATCTTGCCGGCGCTGATAAATGCGAAGGCGTTTACGGCTTATTCCCGACGGTAAGCTGGAATGATAATGTCCCCGGTATGGCTAAAATGGTTGAATATTGCCAGGCAAACCACCCTGCCGATTACTTAAATATGGAGTATATCACTTCGTGGTGTCAGAGCCTCATAATGGCGAAAATAATTTCGCTTGCGGTGGAAGCAGTTGGTTACGATACACTTGCGGAAGGCGGCCAGAAGGCGTGGCAGGCAATCGAAGAGCACGGCATCAAAGCGCTTAATAACTACACGGTTGAGGGCTTGCAAGGCCCGGTTAGCTACGTTAAAGGCGATAACAGGTTATCCAAATCGCTGCGGGTATTCCAAGTGCAAGGCGGCGAAATTAAAGCGATTTCAGATTGGATTGAAGCGCCTGTTGTCGAATACGAAAAATTTGATTGGTTCGGTAAATAA
- a CDS encoding branched-chain amino acid ABC transporter permease yields the protein MYLPAGVRNHSYAQDMAIFRTRTQWALLGLLLVSLFVLPMFLSNYWLSVCNIIAITIIAATGLNILTGYCGQLSIGHAGFIAVGGYTSAILAGQLGLPFLVSMLCGGIMAGLIGMLFGLPSLRVKGFYLAISTIAAQFIIMWVIRNWSGVTGGNIGLGVPNAEIFGYTFSTQSSKYYLILVITILVIFFAKNLTRTRPGRAFVAIRDNDLAAQVMGINLFRYKLLAFFIGCFFAGIAGSLLAHCYYGFLNPEFFDFKESILYVGMIIIGGLGTSIGPILGVILIRLLDNVLSLQIVPFLEANVTILSSGWASGLKPMIFGAVIILFLILEPRGLAHRWNVFKTSYRIWPFSY from the coding sequence GTGTATTTACCTGCCGGAGTAAGAAACCACAGTTATGCCCAAGACATGGCTATTTTTCGCACCAGGACGCAGTGGGCGCTATTGGGGCTGCTTCTCGTGTCCTTATTTGTGCTGCCCATGTTTCTTAGCAACTATTGGTTAAGCGTTTGCAATATTATTGCAATTACAATTATTGCCGCCACCGGTTTGAATATTCTGACCGGTTATTGCGGTCAGTTATCAATCGGCCATGCCGGTTTTATTGCCGTTGGCGGATATACCTCGGCAATTCTTGCGGGACAGCTCGGTCTGCCGTTTTTGGTGTCAATGCTTTGCGGCGGAATAATGGCCGGTTTAATCGGAATGTTATTCGGGCTTCCGTCGCTGCGCGTTAAGGGTTTCTATCTGGCAATAAGCACGATTGCGGCCCAGTTTATTATTATGTGGGTGATTCGAAACTGGTCCGGGGTTACCGGCGGCAATATCGGGCTTGGCGTTCCGAACGCTGAAATATTCGGCTACACCTTTTCTACTCAGTCCAGTAAATACTATTTAATTCTGGTTATTACAATTTTAGTGATATTTTTTGCCAAGAACTTAACCCGAACAAGGCCGGGAAGAGCCTTTGTTGCCATCCGCGATAACGATCTTGCCGCGCAGGTAATGGGAATCAACCTGTTCCGTTATAAATTATTGGCTTTCTTTATCGGATGTTTCTTTGCCGGTATTGCGGGGTCGCTCCTTGCGCATTGTTATTACGGGTTCTTAAACCCTGAGTTCTTTGATTTTAAGGAATCGATTCTGTATGTCGGTATGATAATTATCGGCGGGTTGGGAACATCAATCGGCCCGATACTCGGCGTTATCCTTATTCGCCTGCTTGATAATGTACTATCTTTACAAATTGTGCCGTTCTTGGAAGCGAATGTCACTATTTTATCCTCAGGCTGGGCATCCGGTTTAAAACCGATGATTTTCGGGGCGGTGATAATTCTATTCCTTATTTTAGAACCGAGGGGTTTAGCGCATAGGTGGAACGTATTTAAAACTTCTTATCGGATATGGCCGTTTTCATATTAA
- a CDS encoding branched-chain amino acid ABC transporter permease has product MADLLQFVITGLTVGMVYSLIAMGFVLIWKSSGVANLALGQLVLISSWITYAILVQIGLPVWLGIPLVIVIAFALGWLIERFLLRPLIAQPILSLIAVTLGLSYFLDGLITFIWPWSVDALPRLFPQTSVHIGPAVISQEYLWAAIISVLLFTALSLYFKYSRMGIAMRATADDQMAVQACGIPVTKIFSRSWMLACAMASIGGILMASIGGIGHGLIDTGMKSFSVVILGGLDSFLGAMIAGPIIGLAENLGGGYLTALTWPGVREVIPFIMIILVMMIKPYGLFGETRIERI; this is encoded by the coding sequence ATGGCTGATTTATTGCAATTCGTTATAACCGGCTTAACTGTGGGTATGGTTTACTCACTGATTGCGATGGGGTTTGTGCTGATTTGGAAATCAAGCGGCGTTGCCAACTTGGCGCTCGGACAGCTTGTGCTGATATCTTCGTGGATTACATATGCCATTCTGGTTCAAATAGGGCTTCCGGTTTGGCTCGGTATACCACTTGTTATTGTGATTGCATTTGCTTTGGGTTGGTTAATCGAAAGGTTCCTTTTGCGGCCGTTAATTGCCCAACCGATTCTCTCCCTGATTGCGGTAACATTGGGGCTGTCGTATTTTTTGGATGGGCTGATTACCTTTATTTGGCCTTGGAGCGTTGATGCGTTGCCGCGGCTTTTCCCCCAAACATCGGTGCATATCGGTCCGGCGGTTATTTCGCAGGAATATTTGTGGGCGGCGATTATTTCCGTATTGCTTTTTACGGCTCTCTCGCTCTATTTCAAATACAGCCGGATGGGGATTGCAATGCGCGCAACCGCCGATGACCAAATGGCGGTTCAAGCTTGCGGGATACCGGTAACTAAAATATTCTCGCGCTCATGGATGCTGGCTTGCGCTATGGCATCAATCGGCGGGATTCTAATGGCAAGTATCGGCGGAATCGGGCATGGCTTAATTGATACCGGAATGAAATCTTTCTCGGTTGTGATACTGGGCGGCCTGGATTCATTCTTGGGGGCAATGATTGCCGGCCCGATTATCGGGTTAGCCGAGAACCTCGGCGGCGGCTATCTTACCGCGCTGACTTGGCCCGGTGTCAGAGAGGTTATTCCGTTTATTATGATTATTTTGGTAATGATGATTAAACCATACGGGTTATTCGGTGAAACCCGTATAGAGAGGATATAG
- a CDS encoding AMP-binding protein: MIKKKCGKQKNKHGIVDGYGDYTIPQLIRYNAETRADLPAMYMKRLGIWQGYTWREYYDVVKYFSLGMRSLGLNKGDVTCIIGDNEPEWFWGEFAVQAAGGVATGIFVDSVPSEVEYVARHSDARFAIVNDQEQADKFLEIRLNLPHLQKVIYWDPKGLKNYNDPILISFADVINLGKEYDKNNPNAFEERLSEGKSDETAFIYYTSGTTGLPKGACLSHRALITTAKSFTDRYPLTEKDNLISNFPAAWVGDSYFATLPHILTGAKLNFPEEPETIAEDTREIGPNFVIYGPRQWESLVSEIQIKMIDAHWLKRFVYHLCMPLGYKFADMKLAGKTPNLFWRALYRVAYFALFRPLKDRLGLSRVRFAVTGSSVLSLDTFRLIHAIGIELRQNYASTEAGYISSHSSKEIRFESVGKPARGTEVRITDDGELLVRSDCMFTCYQKNPEKTKEVMQGGWCRTGDAVNVDDKGHLIFMDRLEHMGELSSGVKYAPQYIEGRLRFSPYIKDAMVIGGKTRDYVSAIVNMDFAMVGKWAERNRIPYTTFVDLSQRNEVSELIKKDLQRVNSYLPDASRVEKFVLLHKEFDADEAELTRTRKLRREFMEERYKQLIEAMYEDGKEVKVEAPVTYRDGRRGVVTTSIKVRGLSEGATN; the protein is encoded by the coding sequence ATGATCAAAAAGAAATGCGGTAAACAGAAAAATAAACACGGTATTGTCGACGGGTACGGTGATTATACAATTCCTCAGCTTATACGCTATAACGCCGAAACCCGAGCTGATTTACCTGCGATGTATATGAAAAGACTGGGGATTTGGCAAGGTTATACTTGGCGGGAGTATTACGATGTTGTTAAATACTTTTCGCTCGGTATGCGCAGTTTAGGGCTTAACAAGGGCGATGTTACCTGCATTATCGGAGACAATGAACCGGAATGGTTCTGGGGGGAATTTGCCGTTCAAGCCGCCGGCGGCGTTGCAACCGGTATTTTTGTTGATTCAGTTCCTTCAGAGGTTGAATATGTTGCCAGGCATTCGGATGCCAGATTCGCTATTGTAAACGACCAGGAACAAGCCGATAAGTTCCTGGAAATCAGGCTTAACCTCCCGCATTTGCAAAAGGTTATCTATTGGGATCCGAAAGGCTTAAAAAACTATAACGATCCGATTTTAATCTCTTTTGCGGATGTTATTAATCTGGGTAAAGAATACGATAAAAATAACCCGAACGCATTTGAGGAGCGTCTTTCGGAGGGTAAATCCGATGAAACTGCATTTATTTATTATACTTCAGGGACAACCGGTCTGCCTAAAGGGGCGTGTTTAAGCCACCGCGCTTTAATTACGACTGCCAAATCGTTCACCGACCGCTATCCCCTAACCGAAAAAGATAATCTGATTTCGAACTTTCCGGCGGCATGGGTCGGCGACAGTTATTTTGCAACCTTGCCTCATATTCTAACCGGCGCCAAACTCAATTTCCCCGAAGAGCCGGAGACAATTGCCGAGGATACGCGTGAAATCGGCCCGAATTTTGTAATTTACGGACCGCGCCAGTGGGAAAGCCTGGTTAGCGAAATTCAAATAAAAATGATTGACGCCCATTGGCTTAAACGCTTTGTTTATCACCTCTGTATGCCGCTTGGTTATAAATTTGCGGATATGAAGCTGGCCGGTAAAACCCCCAATCTGTTCTGGCGGGCTTTATACAGGGTTGCTTATTTCGCCCTTTTCAGGCCGTTAAAAGACAGGCTGGGCTTAAGCCGTGTCCGTTTTGCGGTTACCGGCAGCTCGGTTTTAAGTTTGGATACCTTCAGGTTAATCCATGCGATAGGGATTGAACTGCGCCAAAATTATGCCAGTACCGAAGCCGGTTATATCTCTTCGCATAGCAGTAAAGAAATCCGCTTCGAAAGTGTCGGGAAACCGGCGCGAGGAACCGAGGTGCGTATTACCGACGATGGCGAACTGCTTGTTCGTTCCGATTGCATGTTCACCTGCTATCAAAAAAACCCCGAAAAAACCAAAGAGGTGATGCAAGGCGGTTGGTGCCGTACCGGCGATGCGGTTAACGTTGATGATAAAGGTCATCTGATTTTTATGGATAGGCTTGAGCATATGGGCGAACTAAGCAGCGGTGTTAAATATGCCCCCCAATATATCGAGGGGCGTTTGAGATTCAGCCCTTATATTAAAGATGCAATGGTTATCGGCGGTAAAACCCGTGATTATGTTTCGGCGATTGTTAATATGGATTTTGCAATGGTCGGTAAATGGGCCGAGCGCAATCGTATTCCGTATACCACTTTTGTTGATCTTTCGCAGAGAAATGAGGTTTCCGAATTAATAAAGAAAGATTTACAAAGGGTTAACAGTTACCTGCCCGATGCCTCAAGGGTTGAAAAATTTGTGCTGCTTCATAAAGAATTTGATGCCGATGAGGCAGAGCTAACCCGCACGCGAAAATTACGCAGGGAGTTTATGGAAGAACGCTACAAACAGCTTATCGAAGCAATGTATGAAGACGGCAAAGAGGTAAAGGTGGAAGCGCCGGTTACCTATCGCGACGGGCGGCGCGGTGTTGTTACCACCAGCATTAAGGTTCGAGGACTATCTGAAGGAGCAACAAACTAA
- a CDS encoding peptidylprolyl isomerase, whose product MSSKRYENVPPMTIDTAKKYTATLETAKGNIVLELFAADVPKTVNNFVFLAREGFYDETTFHRVIPGFMAQGGDPTGTGCGGPGYSFSDEFTKHTHGVGTLSMANAGPNTNGSQFFITYAPQPHLNNRHSVFGQMTSDMAILESIRNGDVITKVTISEE is encoded by the coding sequence ATGTCATCTAAGAGATACGAAAATGTTCCCCCAATGACAATCGATACCGCCAAAAAATACACGGCAACCCTTGAAACAGCCAAGGGCAATATTGTTCTTGAACTGTTTGCCGCAGATGTACCCAAAACCGTAAATAATTTTGTTTTTTTGGCCCGTGAAGGCTTTTACGACGAAACCACTTTCCACCGTGTAATCCCCGGTTTTATGGCTCAGGGCGGAGACCCGACCGGCACCGGCTGCGGAGGCCCCGGCTATTCTTTTTCCGATGAATTTACCAAACACACCCACGGTGTCGGCACCCTGTCGATGGCAAACGCCGGCCCCAATACCAACGGCTCTCAATTTTTTATTACCTATGCCCCGCAACCGCACTTAAATAACAGACATTCGGTTTTCGGACAAATGACGAGCGACATGGCAATCTTGGAAAGCATCCGAAACGGCGATGTTATTACCAAAGTTACCATCAGCGAAGAATAA
- a CDS encoding Smr/MutS family protein produces MAKLVLDLHDIFNKGASIDAELNRIINDAVSKKINLVEIIPGKGSGQLKKRVLRFLNQPEIKKLYHRIEKDDKNFGRIFVHFRF; encoded by the coding sequence ATGGCTAAACTGGTTCTTGATTTACACGATATTTTTAATAAAGGCGCATCGATTGATGCTGAGCTTAACCGTATTATTAACGATGCCGTCTCCAAAAAAATTAACCTGGTTGAAATTATCCCCGGTAAAGGCTCAGGGCAATTAAAGAAAAGGGTCTTGCGTTTCCTAAACCAACCCGAGATTAAAAAACTCTATCACCGCATTGAAAAAGACGATAAAAACTTCGGGCGCATTTTTGTCCACTTCAGGTTTTAA
- a CDS encoding glycosyltransferase family 2 protein, with the protein MNRLPISVIIPVKNGEKFIEQCLESVKINNAAEIIVVDGLSKDKTLEIAVKYTSLIYSDNGLGAGFAHQIGAEKATQEYIAYVDSDIILPPNVLSNLINELKEGGFASVAATVEPANTSTYWERAIDWNSKLLEKRRKTGGLQATVLKKDTVLKYGFDAFITHGDDLDFTTRLQKDACKQKISYIFVYHHHRADCKSVFKARANQATALPRLIKKYGVFNPRFWPPLILLYWIALSVLKGKPQYIPYFLLNFLAQSLGMLKGLFNLKISPLK; encoded by the coding sequence ATGAACCGCTTACCGATATCTGTAATTATACCAGTCAAAAACGGAGAAAAATTTATAGAACAATGCCTGGAGTCTGTAAAAATAAATAATGCGGCTGAAATAATTGTTGTTGACGGTTTATCAAAGGATAAAACATTGGAAATTGCCGTTAAATATACGTCGCTAATTTATTCCGATAACGGTTTAGGCGCCGGTTTTGCCCATCAAATCGGGGCAGAAAAGGCAACCCAAGAATATATCGCCTATGTCGATTCGGATATTATTCTTCCCCCCAATGTTCTCTCGAATCTGATTAATGAATTAAAAGAGGGCGGTTTCGCAAGTGTGGCAGCAACGGTTGAACCTGCCAACACTTCTACCTATTGGGAGCGTGCAATTGATTGGAACTCCAAATTGCTTGAAAAAAGACGCAAAACAGGCGGGTTGCAGGCAACTGTTTTAAAAAAGGATACCGTTTTAAAATACGGGTTTGATGCGTTTATTACCCACGGTGATGATTTGGATTTTACAACAAGGCTCCAAAAAGACGCCTGCAAACAAAAGATTTCCTATATCTTTGTTTATCATCACCACCGAGCGGATTGCAAAAGCGTTTTTAAAGCGCGCGCAAATCAAGCTACGGCTCTCCCGCGTTTAATCAAAAAGTACGGCGTTTTTAACCCGCGTTTTTGGCCGCCGCTAATACTTCTCTATTGGATAGCGCTTTCTGTGCTAAAAGGTAAGCCGCAATATATCCCCTATTTCTTATTAAACTTCTTAGCGCAAAGCCTCGGTATGCTTAAAGGCCTTTTTAATCTTAAAATCTCTCCTCTCAAATAG
- a CDS encoding class I SAM-dependent methyltransferase translates to MKCPVCKNETNKNLVSTYKGYSLFCCDICTVMFWLPLESISGDKYDSGGIAVALSDLGLYSVRWEHKRFLEISPNKGGSLLEVGCGNGEFIKQAISAGYDVTGIDTAVVTLKFSQNVLASDKLFPLTIQEFAARNPNAKFDVIVFFQVLEHIDNIPDFIDYVKRLLNPGGIVALSVPNCNRWRFKSERFLREEWDLPPCHLTRWNLLALLTVFNMYGFNASLFEVEPYKLFERSWSNFISQKIGINALAEKFVAKTVGRKLSAVSPDKKSLRKIALRTLGIFYLKVFFPILTVLTLPLKLVTRTNQGANVFLTVYLKNAEKKES, encoded by the coding sequence ATGAAATGTCCGGTATGTAAAAACGAAACAAATAAAAACTTGGTTAGCACCTATAAAGGGTACTCGCTGTTTTGTTGCGATATTTGCACGGTAATGTTTTGGTTACCGCTGGAATCTATTTCAGGTGATAAATACGATAGCGGAGGGATTGCCGTCGCATTATCGGATTTGGGGTTATACAGCGTCCGCTGGGAGCATAAACGGTTTTTAGAAATTTCACCGAACAAGGGCGGGAGTTTGCTTGAAGTCGGATGCGGTAACGGTGAGTTTATTAAGCAAGCGATAAGTGCCGGTTATGATGTTACAGGAATCGATACAGCCGTTGTAACGCTTAAATTCAGCCAAAACGTATTGGCATCAGATAAACTCTTTCCTCTTACTATCCAAGAGTTTGCTGCTCGAAATCCGAACGCAAAATTTGATGTTATCGTCTTTTTTCAAGTGCTGGAACATATTGATAACATTCCTGATTTTATAGATTATGTAAAAAGGTTATTAAATCCGGGTGGAATTGTAGCACTTAGTGTTCCAAATTGTAATCGTTGGCGGTTTAAATCGGAACGCTTTTTGAGAGAAGAATGGGATTTGCCGCCCTGCCATCTTACCAGATGGAACCTTTTGGCGCTTTTAACGGTTTTTAACATGTACGGATTTAATGCAAGTCTTTTTGAAGTTGAACCGTATAAGTTATTTGAACGCAGTTGGAGTAACTTTATTAGCCAAAAGATTGGAATTAACGCGCTTGCGGAAAAGTTTGTGGCAAAAACCGTTGGCAGAAAGCTTTCCGCTGTCTCTCCCGATAAAAAGAGCTTGCGAAAAATAGCTCTAAGAACACTTGGCATCTTCTATCTCAAAGTATTTTTTCCGATTCTTACGGTTTTAACATTACCGTTAAAACTTGTTACCCGCACCAACCAGGGGGCAAATGTTTTCTTAACGGTTTATCTAAAAAATGCGGAGAAAAAAGAAAGTTGA
- a CDS encoding glycosyltransferase family 4 protein has protein sequence MNIVLISGGWLRIPPQTGGGVEAHLFNLAKQISELGHNIFIIDRKYSQDDPQHEIINGVNIIRLKQGLLRGLPYTLKFFLFQIIWAFKVNKWLKLNQSDVIYLCVPIFGVCLFLLNANLKKKTVYGSHIIRRTKMKYGLIDKIAIYIENKVIKASKLTVIANEIIAAKIVQQVAVPAGKVRIVPAGIDLQEYKPGYDATEIIKKYRLENKAVILFVGRVCAEKGVEYLIKAANIFINTYKRNNAHFLIVGPVKYFDTLNKAADGYTVKLKQMISGFNLESHVTFTGVIPLEDKIMLYSACDTVVVPSLVDLDPVVQLEAMASGKPVIGTDIGTMPWRIQNNKSGFIVRLGDEQELADRIEYLLQNPSEKIKMGAYARRNVEENYSTQKMALKMLEVFRDALL, from the coding sequence ATGAATATAGTTCTTATTAGCGGCGGATGGCTGCGGATTCCTCCCCAAACCGGAGGCGGGGTTGAGGCCCATTTGTTTAATTTGGCAAAACAAATATCCGAATTGGGGCATAATATTTTTATTATCGACCGCAAATATTCTCAAGATGATCCTCAACATGAAATTATAAACGGCGTTAATATAATCAGGTTAAAGCAAGGTTTACTGAGAGGGCTTCCGTATACCTTAAAGTTTTTTCTGTTTCAAATAATTTGGGCTTTTAAAGTAAATAAGTGGCTCAAATTAAACCAAAGCGATGTTATTTATCTTTGCGTTCCGATTTTTGGTGTTTGTCTGTTTCTTTTAAACGCGAATCTAAAAAAGAAAACAGTTTACGGCAGCCATATTATCAGACGCACAAAAATGAAATACGGCTTAATTGATAAAATAGCAATTTATATTGAAAACAAAGTAATTAAAGCTTCCAAATTAACGGTGATTGCCAACGAAATAATCGCCGCTAAAATAGTGCAACAGGTAGCGGTGCCAGCCGGAAAAGTAAGAATTGTTCCCGCCGGAATCGATTTGCAAGAATATAAGCCCGGTTATGATGCAACTGAAATTATCAAAAAATACAGGCTGGAAAATAAGGCTGTTATTCTTTTTGTAGGCAGGGTTTGTGCCGAAAAAGGTGTTGAGTATCTTATAAAAGCGGCAAATATCTTTATTAACACTTACAAAAGAAACAATGCGCACTTTTTAATTGTCGGCCCCGTAAAATACTTCGATACCCTTAATAAAGCGGCAGACGGTTATACCGTAAAATTAAAACAAATGATTAGCGGCTTTAATTTAGAAAGTCATGTTACCTTTACCGGAGTTATTCCGCTTGAAGATAAAATTATGCTTTATTCCGCTTGCGATACGGTAGTTGTCCCTTCTTTGGTTGACCTTGATCCGGTGGTGCAGTTGGAAGCTATGGCAAGCGGTAAGCCGGTTATCGGGACCGATATCGGCACTATGCCTTGGCGTATTCAAAACAATAAAAGCGGTTTTATTGTTAGACTGGGAGACGAACAGGAACTTGCCGATAGGATTGAATACCTGTTACAAAACCCAAGCGAGAAAATTAAAATGGGGGCTTACGCCCGAAGAAACGTCGAAGAGAATTATTCTACCCAAAAAATGGCGCTAAAAATGCTTGAAGTTTTCCGGGATGCTTTATTGTGA
- a CDS encoding class I SAM-dependent methyltransferase: MVIKQDKAIEILVGSGTPEDDWLEDSRGYKVRLSHLELLGLANVCGKKILDAGCGPGTYGIMLATQVNEVTGIEISPAGVEVANRRAAEKGVTFKASQGDLESLPFDDNTFDICFCGWVLHHFPDVNLAVSELMRVLKPGGKIAMAEPNESCAAVKFSRWVEDLPLLRGWVLKEGWDTPNRTINKHYVYLSALEKYGITNIKLDSCYTGGMPPLPPKSQNSLQAFLSLVSIKILVRIRSLIFAIGNKVLQKPFNGSDLLIIGIKEEK, encoded by the coding sequence ATGGTAATAAAACAAGATAAAGCAATTGAGATATTGGTTGGCAGCGGTACACCGGAAGATGATTGGCTGGAGGATTCACGCGGATATAAAGTGCGCCTTTCTCATTTGGAACTTTTGGGGCTTGCAAATGTTTGCGGTAAAAAAATATTGGATGCCGGTTGCGGCCCCGGTACTTACGGCATAATGCTTGCAACGCAAGTTAATGAGGTCACCGGTATCGAAATTTCCCCTGCCGGAGTTGAGGTTGCAAACAGAAGGGCAGCCGAAAAAGGCGTTACTTTTAAAGCGTCCCAAGGGGATTTGGAAAGCCTGCCATTTGATGATAATACGTTTGATATTTGTTTTTGCGGTTGGGTATTGCACCACTTTCCGGATGTTAATTTGGCTGTTTCTGAATTAATGCGCGTTTTAAAACCGGGCGGTAAAATTGCGATGGCGGAGCCCAATGAATCCTGTGCGGCAGTTAAGTTCAGCCGTTGGGTTGAGGATTTGCCGCTGCTACGCGGGTGGGTTTTAAAAGAGGGTTGGGATACCCCGAACCGCACAATTAATAAGCATTACGTTTATTTATCGGCCTTGGAAAAATACGGGATAACAAATATTAAATTGGATTCATGTTATACCGGCGGAATGCCGCCTTTGCCCCCTAAATCCCAAAATTCGCTTCAGGCATTTTTAAGCCTGGTTAGCATTAAAATATTGGTTCGGATTAGATCTCTTATATTTGCAATCGGTAACAAAGTTTTGCAGAAACCTTTTAACGGCTCCGATTTACTGATTATCGGTATTAAAGAAGAAAAATAA
- a CDS encoding GDP-mannose 4,6-dehydratase — translation MKKCLITGVAGFIGSNFAQYLLQTGVEVYGFVNNISPTEELKKSAHIIKQNILDKDGLEENIKAINPDCIFHFAALSSITSSWEAPHNYLNVNVSGTLNLLDAVRCADINPRILITGSSSEYGNTGSSLPVKEDHPLFPANPYAVSKATMGQFARLYHKNYGLNIIYTRPFSVIGAQKKSGVCYDFALRVIEAEKSKTKVMETGNLNVIRDFLNIKDAIKAFSVLAEKGTPGEVYNISSGYGVSIHEVLNKIIKLSGISVTAKTNPVLLRPLDEPVLIGDCTKLRRLGWEPIITLEETLTEILEFAASKV, via the coding sequence ATGAAAAAATGTTTAATTACGGGGGTTGCCGGTTTTATCGGATCCAACTTTGCCCAATATCTGCTTCAAACGGGTGTTGAAGTTTACGGATTTGTTAATAACATTTCACCAACGGAAGAACTTAAAAAATCAGCACATATTATTAAACAAAACATTTTAGATAAAGACGGGTTAGAGGAAAATATCAAAGCGATAAATCCGGACTGCATCTTTCATTTTGCCGCTCTAAGTTCGATTACTTCTTCGTGGGAAGCCCCGCATAATTATTTAAACGTTAACGTTAGCGGTACGTTAAACTTGCTTGATGCCGTAAGATGTGCGGATATCAACCCACGGATCTTAATTACCGGCTCATCTTCGGAATACGGTAATACCGGTTCATCTTTACCTGTTAAAGAAGACCACCCTTTATTTCCTGCCAATCCTTACGCCGTAAGTAAAGCCACGATGGGGCAATTTGCGCGCCTTTACCATAAAAATTACGGCTTAAATATAATTTATACGCGCCCTTTTTCCGTAATCGGCGCACAGAAAAAAAGCGGGGTTTGTTATGATTTTGCGCTTCGTGTAATCGAAGCCGAAAAGTCCAAAACAAAGGTAATGGAAACCGGTAACTTAAACGTAATCAGGGATTTTTTGAATATTAAGGATGCAATCAAGGCCTTTTCCGTTTTAGCCGAAAAAGGCACCCCGGGTGAGGTGTATAACATATCTTCCGGATATGGAGTAAGCATACATGAAGTCTTAAATAAAATTATTAAGCTCTCAGGCATTTCCGTAACAGCCAAAACAAACCCTGTATTACTCCGCCCGCTGGATGAACCGGTGCTTATCGGAGATTGCACCAAATTAAGGAGGTTGGGTTGGGAACCGATTATAACTTTAGAAGAAACACTAACGGAAATATTGGAGTTTGCGGCTAGCAAGGTTTAA